The following proteins come from a genomic window of Sardina pilchardus chromosome 13, fSarPil1.1, whole genome shotgun sequence:
- the capns1b gene encoding calpain small subunit 1b: MFLAKRLIGGILDVVSNIDPGQFVPSDPPPARRPVVYAEAHENDEEKQFRKVFHQLAGDDMEVSPQELMNILNKILTKHADMKTDGFSIESCRSMVAVMDSDSTGKLGFHEFKYLWNNIKKWQTIYKQYDSDRSGIIGADELPGAFKAAGFPLNDQLFQMIIRRYSDENGNMDFDNYIGCLVRLNAMCCAFKTLDKDNNGSIKVDIQEWLQLTMYS; the protein is encoded by the exons atGTTTTTGGCTAAACGACTCATCGGTGGGATTCTGGATGTTGTGAG CAACATCGACCCTGGCCAGTTTGTACCCTCAGACCCG CCCCCTGCCCGTAGACCAGTGGTCTATGCCGAGGCGCACGAGAATGATGAGGAGAAGCAGTTCCGCAAGGTGTTCCATCAGCTGGCCGGAGAT GACATGGAAGTCAGCCCCCAAGAGCTCATGAACATCCTCAATAAAATCCTAACGAAAC ATGCTGACATGAAAACAGACGGCTTCAGCATCGAGTCGTGCAGGAGTATGGTGGCAGTCATGGAT AGTGACAGCACTGGCAAACTGGGCTTTCATGAATTCAAATACCTCTGGAACAACATCAAGAAATGGCAG ACCATTTACAAGCAGTATGACAGTGATCGTTCAGGAATCATAGGAGCGGATGAACTGCCAGGTGCCTTCAAAGCTGCAG GCTTTCCCCTGAACGACCAGCTCTTCCAGATGATCATTCGCAGATACAGCGATGAGAACGGCAACATGGACTTCGATAACTACATCGGCTGCCTGGTCCGGCTTAACGCCATGTGCT gtgcGTTTAAGACACTCGACAAGGACAACAATGGCTCCATTAAGGTCGACATTCAGGAG TGGTTGCAGTTGACGATGTACTCTTAA